The genome window TTCAATGTTGCCCTGGAGGAGCAGTTGTGCGGGCGTCCGGACCGTCCGCCCGGCATTGACCGGGAAGGGTTGCGGCGCATGTTGACTCTTGTCCTGAACGGATTTGCGGCCCGGACGGCCGACGAGGTGGAACGATGACTTTCAGATGGATACTGTGCGTGCTTGGCGGGATGTTCTTTGTGGGGAGTCTTGCGGGATGTTCGAAGGATGGCGAGGCGCAGAACGCTCGGGTGGAAAAACCGGCGTTGGCGGTGGAAACGGTTCCCGTGACCGCCCGCGACCTGGCTGAGGGAATCGAGGTTACCGGCAGCCTTGAACCCAAATTCTCGGCCGACGTCAAAACCCAGATCCCCGGGCTGGTAAAGCAGGTCTACGTTACGGAGTGGGTACGGGTCCGCAAGGGGACCCCCCTGGCGCGCATCGACACGGCCGAGCCGGAGGCCCTGGCAAAGCGGGCGGAGGCATCGGTGGAATCTGCACGGGCCGCCCTGGCCCAGGCCCAGGTGAGTGCCACCAGGGCCGAGCGGGAGCTTGCGCGGATCATCAAGCTGAAGGAGTCGGGGCTTGCCACCCAGCAGTCGGTGGACGATGCCCGCACTGAATCGGCCGCGGCCCAGGCCAGGATCGATGCCGCCCAGGCCCAGATCCGGGTGGCCCAGGAGGAGCTCCGCCAGGCGCGGGCTCGCCTGGCCAAGGGGCTCGTGGTATCCCCGCTGGACGGAGTGGTGGCCTGCGGGACGTGAACGTGGGGGACCTGGCCGGCGACGCGGCAACGGGCAAGCCGATCTTCCGCATCGTGGACAACAGGGTGCTCAACCTGACCGTTACCATCCCGTCGGCCGACTCGGCGCGGGTCATGGTCGGCCAGCCCCTGGAGTTTTCCGTGGATGCCTGCCGGGGAGAACATTCACCGGCACGGTGATGTTCATCAATCCCGAGCTCTCTGCCGAGGACCGCTCGCTGCGGGTCATCGCGGAGGTCCGCAATGACGGGGAACTCCTCAAGGGGGGGCTCTTCGCTAAGGGAAGAATCCTTGTGGGCCGGCGGCCGGCGGTCGTTCAGGTGCCGAGGGATGCCCTGGCAGCCTGGGATACCGCGTCGAAAAAGGCGAGCGTCTTCGTCGTTGCCGGCAACGTGGCGAAGGTGAAGCAGGTGGAAACCGGAGTGGTGATCGGGGATGAAGTGGAGATCGTCAGGGGAGTCGGCCCCGGTGAGCAGCTCGTGACCAGGGGGGGCTTCAACCTGAAGGACGGCGACGTCGTGACCGTTGTCGGGAAGGGCGCTGCGCAATGATCCTGTCCGACCTGTCCATCAAGCGTCCTGTCTTCGCCACGGTGATGATGCTCGTGCTCGTCACGCTGGGGGCGTTTTCCTATCGGCTGTTGTCGGTGGAGATGTACCCCAACGTGGAGATGCCGGTCATCTCCATTGTCACCAAATACCCCGGCGCCTCGCCGGAGACCGTGGAGCGGGAAGTCTCCAAGCGTATCGAGGAAGCGGTCAACCAGATCGCCGGGGTGAAGCATGTGGTTTCCACGTCCCGCGAGAGTGTTTCCACCGTGGTCGTCGAGTTCCGCCTGGAAGAGCGGACCAACGAGGTGGCCCAGGAAGCCTGGGCCAAGGTGAACTCGGTCCGGGGACAGCTTCCCGCCGGGATCGAGGACCCCATCATCCAGAAGCTCGACTTCAATGCCTTGCCGGTGGCGGCCCTGGCGATCCAATCCAAGACCCTGTCGCAGCGTGAGCTGACGACCCTGGTGGACAAGCGGATCAGGAAGCGCTTCGAGAGCGTGGCGGGTGTCGGCAAGGTTGAAATGGTCGGCGGCGCCAAGCGGGAAGTCAACGTTCAGGTTGATCCGGTGCGGCTGGAATCCCTCGGCCTCGGGGCGAACGACGTGGTGCGGGGGCTCCAGAACGAAAACGTGAACACTCCCCTGGGCCGCATCACGCGCGAGGGGGCGGAATACCCCCTGCGGATCGACGGCAAGCCCGATCTGGTGGGGGACTACCGCTCCATGGTCGTCGCCCAGAAGGGGGGGCGCCCCATTACCCTCGGTGAAGTGGCCGCCATTTCCGACGGGGTGGAGGAGCGGCGCACCCTGGCGCTCGTCAACGGCGTGCCAGCCATCGGCATCGATATCTACAAGCAGTCCGGGGCCAACCAGGTCCAGGTGGTGGACAACGTCAGGAAGGTCATGGAGAAAATCCGCAAGGAACTGCCTCCCGAGGTGTCGCTGACCCTGGTGCGCGACTCATCGATCATGACCCGCCAGTCCCTGGCCGACGTGGAGGAGACGCTCATCATCGGCGGCATCCTCACCGTCATCATCGTGTTCCTGTTCATTAACTCCTGGCGCTCCACGGTCATCACCGGGGTGACGCTCCCCATCTCGGTCATCTCGTCCTTCATCATCATGAACGCCATGGGCATGACCCTCAACGTGATGACCCTCATGGCCCTTTCCCTCTCCATCGGGCTGCTCATCGACGACGCAATCGTGGTGCGGGAGAATATCGTCCGGCACCTGGAGATGGGCAAGGACCACATGGAGGCGTCCCGCTTCGGGACCAGCGAGATCGGTCTGGCGGTGTTCGCCACGACCCTGTCGATTCTGGCGGTGTTCGTGCCCGTGGCATTCATGCGGGGCATCGTGGGACGCTTCTTCTTCCCCTTCGGCATCACGGTTTCGTTTGCCGTGCTGGTGTCGCTCTTCGTCTCCTTCACCCTCGACCCGATGCTTTCCTCCCGCTGGCACGACCCGGCCGTTCACGCCCACGGCAAGCGCAGGGGCCTGGCTCGCTGGCTCGAATCCTTCAACGACTGGTTCGACCGTGCCGCCGACCGTTACCGCCTGGCAATAGCCTGGGCGCTCGACCATCGCCGGACGGTCATCGCCACGGCGGCCCTGACATTTTTCCTGGGCATCGCCGTCATGGGAACCCTGGAATCATCCTTCATGTCCGAAGAGGATACGAGCGAATTCCAGGTGTCCTTCACTGCCGCGCCGAACGCCAGCATCACCGAGAGCGAGGGCCGGCTGAAGGCCATGCTGGCTGCCATCGGAGACATTCCCGAAATCAGCCATACCTATTCGACCATCGGCGCCGGCGACGGGGGTACGGTGCGCGACGGCCTTCTCTACGTGAAGCTCAGGGAGAAGAAGGAGCGCGAGCGGGGGCAGTTCGAGGTCGAGCGGGTGGTCAGGCAGCGGCTGCAGCGGATCGCCGGCATTACCTTCTCCATCGAGAAGGTGGGTAATGTGGGCGGGGCGGCCAAGCCCCTCAACGTGAACCTGAAAGGCGACGACATCGGACTTCTGAAGTCGTACGCGGCCCAGCTCAAGGAAAAGATGTACACGATTCCGGGGATTGTGGACGTTTCCGCGACCCTGGAGCACGACACGCCGGAATACCGGCTGCGGGTGGACCGGGAAAAGGCCCTCTCCGCCGGCGTCACCAGCAACGACGTGGTCACGGCCCTTTCGAGGCTGGTGGGGGGCGAGGCCGTGACCACCTATGAGGACGAGGATGGCGATGCCGTGGACGTGCGGGTGAGGCTGCCCGAGGCGCTGCGCCAGGATCCGGCCCAGGTGCGCGACCTGAAGATCTCGGTGCCGGACAGTGCCGGCGGCACCAAGCTGATTCCCCTGGCCAGCGTCAGCACCGAGTCCGTGGCGGCCACCCCCTCCGAGGTAAACCGTCGCGACCTGTCCCGGCTGGTGACGGTTTCGGCCAACCTGGACGGGCTTCCCATCGGCACGGCGGTCAAGAAGGTGGAGGAGGTCTCCAAAACCATAGCCATGGCGCCGGGGTACAGCATCGGTTTTTCGGGCGAGGCGGAAGACATGGCCGAATCGTTCGGCTACATGGGGGAATCGCTCCTGCTGGCCGTTGTCTTTGTCTTTCTGATCCTGGCCGCCCAGTTCGAATCGTTTTTCGAGCCCCTGGCAATCATGCTGTCGCTGCCGCTTTCCATTGTCGGCATGGCCGGGATGCTGAAACTGACCGGCGACACTATCAATATCATGTCGCTCATCGGCCTCATCATGCTCATGGGGCTCGTCACCAAAAACGCCATCCTGCTGGTGGACTACGCCAAGGTCCTCCGGCGACGGGACGGTCTGCCGCGCCGCGAGGCGGTGATCGAGGCAGGCCGGACCAGGCTCCGTCCCATCGCCATGACGACTCTGGCCATGATCTTCGGCATGCTGCCGTTATTCCTCGGCATCGGCGCCGGCGGCGAGGGGCGGGCTCCCATGGCCCGCGCCGTGGTGGGCGGGCTCATCACGTCATCGCTCCTCACCCTGATCGTGGTTCCGGTCATGTACACCTACACGGACGACCTGGCCGTCCGGCTCAGGCGCTGGTGGCGGGGCAACGGGGAGGGGGAGCTTGCTACCGGTCCGGCCGGCGGTCCCGCGCCGGGGGGGCTGGTTGCTTCGATCCTGAAAAAGGCGCGCGGGATTTTCCTGAAGAAGTTCTTCGGCGTGTTCGCCTGCCTCATCACCCTCGGCACCGGCGCTTTCTCCGCTGAGGCAGCAGAGATCCGCGTCCTGACCCTCGACCAGGCCCTTGCCATGGCCGACGAGCGCAACCGCGACATTGCGAAGGCCCGGGAGTTCTTCCGGCAGGTGGAGGGGCGGTACGTGGAGGAGCGGAGCGCGGCGCTGCCCCAGTTCACCATCACCGGCTCGGCATCTTGGCTGGATGACCGCAGCCAGAAAGCCCTGGCCGGCGGCTTTATCCCCACGCGGCAGGATGTGCGCGCCGCCGGGGTGGAGCTTTCCCAGGCCCTGTACACCTGGGGCAAGGTGAGCGCCGCCATCCGGGCGGCCGATCTCGGCTTCAGGACCGCGGACGAGCAGCTCCGCGCGGCGCGGCAGGATGCCCGCCGGGATGTGGCGGTCGCGTTTTACGATATTCTGCTGGCTCGCGAACAGCTTGCCATCAGCAGCCAGAACCTGGAGCAAAAAGGGCGGCACCTGGATGAGGCCCAGCGCAAGTACGCCGCCGGCGTGGCCACCGACTACGATGTGCTTGCCGCCGGCGTATCGGTGGAAAACGCGCGGCCGGAGGTCATCCGGGCCGAAAACCTGACGCGGCTGGCCACGGACCGGCTTCGTTATTTTCTGGCGCTCGACCAGGAGATCGACGTGGAAGGGGCGCTGTCGTTCGAGCCTGCGGCGGTTCCTTCCCACGCCGAGGCCCTGGCCGTGGCGCGGCGCCAGCGGCCCGAGCTCGAGGAGCTGCGCCGGCGGATCGACATGGCTGGTGAGCTGGTGGCGGTAGCCGATGCGGAGGACAAGCCGCGCCTGGACCTGAAGGCGGGTTACGGCTGGCGCCAGCTCGAAGCCGGGGATGGCCGCGGCGACGGAGCTGCGTGGAACGTGGGACTGTATCTGAGCTTTCCGGTCTTTGACGGGCTTAAGGCGCGGGGCAAGGTCGCCCAGGCGGAAAGCGAACGGCGCAGCCTCAGGATCGAGGAGGCGAAGCTGATGGACTCCGTTTCCCTCGAAATACGGGATGCCGTCAACAATGTCCGGGAGGCGCGCGAAATCGTCTCGGCCCTCGAAGGGACCGTCGCCCAAGCGGAGCGTCTCCTGGCCATGGCCGAGCAGGGGTTCGAGCTGGGCGTGAAAATCCGCCTGGAGGTTGACGATGCAGAGCTGAATCTCCGACAGGCGCGGGGCAATCTGGCCAAGGCGCGCAGGGACTACCTCGTTGCCCGGGTGAACCTTGAGCGGGTCATGGGTGTCTTGGGCGAAGAGGGCGCGGACAGGAACAAGATGTAATGGATTGTTGCTAAAATGTTATCTTGTTGATGCCTGAGTGATATAATGAAGACAGGAAGGAGAAGGTTCGTTTCCCGGAAAGGAGGCAACGGTCATGAAAGGCGATCGGATGCGTCACATGGTCTGCAATGTGGAAGACAGCCAAACCCTTCACTGCCTGACGGCCAATGCCACCGTATCCTGCGCACGGTGCGGTGCCAAGGCCCATAGTCCGTCCAATGTCTGCGACCCGGTGTCGCTCACCATGGAGGGGGATTGAGGCGGCAGCCAGAGAAAAGCAGATGGAAAAGAAGCGGAAGGCCCGGTAAATCGGGCCTTTTTTCGTTTGGAGTCCGCGTCTGTCAGGCAGCCCGGGTCAGTCCCTCTGCCTCGTACCGTTCCACCACCCTTGCGTAGCGTTCGGTGAAGTCGGCCGGGGTGCGCGCTTCGGCCGACTCGTAGCCCGTCAGGATGCCGCTGCGCACCTCCTCGGGGAGCACCCGTTCGGCCAGGGGATACAGGATGTCGTCTTCCTTGGCGATGTGCTCGCGGAGCATGGTCAGGTAGCCGAGGGCGTTTTCCGCGATGTCCCCGTCACGCCCGGTGCTGCCCGCCAGGGCGGCGGTGGCCGCCTCCTCCATGGCCTTCACGTAGGCCCGGCCCCGGTCGTGCTCCATGAGCATGGCCGCCACCGGGCTGTTCTCGCGGGGCATGCCGTTGTTCACCAGGGCCTCGAAGAGGACGTCTTCCTCCTTGGCGTGGTGGAAGCGGTCGGCATAGTGGCGGATGAAGTCCACCGCGTCGAGATAGAAGCGGTAGTTGGTGTAGAGCCTTCCGCCGTCAGGGAGGCGTTGCGCTCGAGTACGTCGAGCATTCGGAGGATCAGTTTGTGCTCGTCAACCAGGGCCTGGGTGATGTTGCGCTTCATGGTCAGTTCCTCCTTTCGCCGTCGATGCCGATGATGATGGTTTCCAGCGGCACCGGGTCTCCCGCCTTGGCCAGGGCCTGCTTTACCATGATGTCGAGACCGCGGCAGCAGGGGACCTCCATGATGGCCACGGTGACGCTTTTAACATCGTTGTCGCGGAAGATGGTGGCCAGTTTGTCCACGTAGGTGCCGGTCTCGTCCAGTTTGGGGCACGCGATGGCCAGGGCCTTCCCCTTGAGCAGGTCCTGATGGAAGGAGCCCAGGGCAAAGGCGACGCAATCGGCCGAGATCAGGATGTCCGCATTCCTGAAATAGGGGGCCGAGGGGGGGACCAGGTGGAGCTGGACCGGCCACTGGCGAAGTGCCGACGGGGTCCGGGCGGTGTCGTTAGTAGTGGTTTCTTCTCGTTCGATGACGCGAGCCATGCTGCCGGGGCAGCCGCAACCGAGATGTGACATGGTGTGTTCTCCTTTTCGGGTACTGGTGTAATGGTTGATGAGTGGCCTGTGTTACGCCGCTTTGCTGGTCAGGTAGTCGTTTATTTCCGCTTCGATCCCCGCCTCGTCCTCTTTCGAAAGCCCGTGGATGGAGACCACGTCCTTGAGCAGGCAGATGCCCACCTTGCAGGTGACGCAGCCGATGTCGTAACGCTGCAGGATTTCCCCGATTTCGGGATAGGATGCAAGCACGTCCTGGATGGCCTGGCTGCCGAGATCGTTTTTCAGATTCATTGATTGTTCCTCCCTCGCGTTCAGATGATTCCACCTTACGCCCCTGAGAGAGGAATTTTTATGATGTGGGTCAAGAAATGGCGATTGTAAAAGTCCGGACAAACGGATTGATTCGGATCAGATGCTTTCGATGAACAGGAGTGCCGGATCTTCCAGGTAATTGACGACCTTGCGCAGGAACTGGGCCGCGTCGGCCCCGTCGGTGACCCGGTGGTCGAAGGTGAGGGACAGGGGGAGAATCGTGCGGATGGCGATGCGGCCGGCGTGGACCCAGGGACGGTCGGCGATGCGGCCTAAGCCGAGGATGGCCACGTCGGGCCAGTTGATGACGGGGGTGGCGAACACGCCCCCGAAGTGGCCGAAGTTGGTGAGGGTGAAGGTGCTGCCCCTCATTTCGTCCAGGGTAATGGTCCGCTCCCGGGCCTTGCGGCCCAGTTCCTGGAGCTCCGAGGCCAGTTCGATGATGCTCTTGGCGTCCACGTGGCGGATTACCGGCACCATGAGGCCGTCTGGGGTCTCCACGGCAATGCCGAAGTGATAGTGCTTTTTGAGGATGATGTCTCCGGCTGCGTCGTCAATGGCCGCGTTCAGGTAGGGGTGCTCCCGCAGCGCGTGCTGGACCGCCTTGATGAAGAAGGGGAGAACGGTGAGGTGGATGCCCCGCTGTTCCACCGCCTGCTGCTCCCGTTCCCGCAGGTGCCACAGGTCGGTGATGTCTGCCTCTTCCATTCCGGTGACAAAGGCGGTGTTCCGCTGGGAGGTCATGACGTTGCGGGCAATGGACCGCCGTACCCCCCGCAGGGGAATCCGCTCCGACGGCCCGAACTCGCCGGCATCCGGGCGGACCGGGGCGCCCGCGCCCGCCACGTCTTCGGGGGTGATGCTCCCCCGGGGGCCGCTTCCCCGCACGGTTGCCAGGTCGATGCCCCGTTCCCGGGCCAGCTTCCTGACCAGGGGGGTGGCGAGGATGTCCGGCTGCTGCGTCCCGACGGCTTCCTCCGCCTCGGGGAGTTCGCCCACGATCCCCACGGAGGGTTTTCGCACGGGGGGAGTCTCTTCCTCGACAGCGATGGTCAGGAGCGTCTCTCCGACCATGACGGTTTCGCCCTCACGCCGGGCAAGACTCTGGACCCTCCCGGCCCGGGGCGAGGGAACCTCCACCACTGCCTTGTCGGTCTCCACCTCGGCCACCGGCTGGTGCTCGGTCACGGTGTCGCCTTCCTTCACGAGCCAGCGGCGCAGTTCCGCCTCGGTTATGCCCTCGCCCAGATCGGGGAGCTTGAAGTCATACGGCATCGGTTCCTCCCGGAAGAACTCGTTGCTGCACTATGGGGCGTCCGGCGTTGGCGGTGTCGGCGGGGCTCCTGCTCCGAAAACCTCCACGCGTCACCGGCTGAATTTCATGGGAACGCAACCGCTGCTCCCGGCGCTTTCGCTTCGGCTGATCCGTTGGTGGTTGATGCGGGATCGTTTCTCCGCAGGAGTCCCGCCCCCGCCGTGAGACACCTGTGGAGAGGTCACCCGGATCAGTAGGCCAGCACTTCCTCGACGGCCGCCCGGATCCGCTCCGGAGACGGCAGGTACCGGTCCATGAGCCGGGCCAGGGGCACCGGAACGTCCGGAGCCGTAACCCGCAGCACCGGACCCCGCAGGTGGAGGATCGCCTCCTCCGCCACGGTGGCGGCGATTTCGGCCCCCAGGCCGCAGGTCAGCGGCGCCTCGTGGACAATGACGAGCCGGCCGGTCTTCCGCACCGATGCCAGCAGCGTCTCCCAGTCAAAGGGAGCCAGGGTCATGGGGTCGATCACCTCGGCATCGTATCCTTCAACGGCCTGGATGGTCCGCTGGAGCATGCTGCCCCAGGCGGCCACGGTCACCGCGCCTCCCTGCCGGACGATCCGGGCCGTGCCCAGGGGCAGGGTGTAGTCCCCCTCGGGCACTTCCTCCTTCACCAGCCGGTAGAGGCGGGTCGGCTCCAGGAAGAGCACCGGGTCCGGATCGCGGATGGCGGCCAGCAGGAGCCCCTTGGCGCTGTAAGGCCCCGAGGGGACCACCACCTTGAGCCCCGGCACGTGGCAGAACAGGGCCTCGGTGCTCTCCTCGTGGAGTTCCGGCGCCTTGATGCCGCCGCCATAGGGGGTGCGGATAACCAGCGGGCAGGTGAAGCGGCCCCGGGACCGGGTGCGGATGCGTGCCGCGTGGGCCACGAGCTGGTCGAAGGCGGCATAGATGAACCCCATGAACTGGATCTCCGCCACGGGACGCATGCCGCACACGGCCATGCCGATGGCCGCCCCGGCTATGGCCGATTCCGACAGGGGAGTGTCCATGACCCGTTCCCCGCCGAACTGCTCGAACAGCCCCTCCGTCACCCGGAACACGCCGCCGTCTCTGCCCACGTCCTCGCCGAGGACCACCAGCCGGTTGTCCCGGGCCATCTCTTCCCGCAGGGCGAGGTTTATTGCCTGGACCATATTCAGTTGAGGCATGGAGCATCCTCTCCTCTAGCGGATGTTTTCCTGTTGCCGTCTCTGCCGCCGGCTCAACTCCGCGCAGGCGCAGGTGAACATCTCTCCCGGCTCCGGCGGCGGCACCGATTCGTAGCGCCGTACCGCTTCGTCGATCTCTCCCTCGGCCTGTGCCTGCACCTCGGCCCCGTAATCCCCGTTCCAGAGGCCGCGCTTTGCCAGGAACCGCTCGAAGCGGAGCAGGGGGTCCCGGTCGCGCCACGCCTCCACGTCAGCCGGGGGACGATAGCGGCTCGCATCGTCGGCGGTGGTGTGGTCGGCCATGCGGTAGGTGAGGCATTCGATGAAGGTGGGGCCGCCCCCGTTGCGGGCTCTGGCCAGGGCCTCGCCCGTGGCGCGGAATACGGCCAGCACGTCGTTGCCGTCCACCTGAATGCCCTCGAAGCCGTAGGCCAGCGCTTTCTGGGCCAGGGTTTGGGAGGCGGTCTGGGCCGCCAGGGGCACTGAAATGGCCCACTGGTTGTTCTGGCAGATGAAGACCAC of Geobacter anodireducens contains these proteins:
- a CDS encoding 2-oxoisovalerate dehydrogenase; the protein is MPQLNMVQAINLALREEMARDNRLVVLGEDVGRDGGVFRVTEGLFEQFGGERVMDTPLSESAIAGAAIGMAVCGMRPVAEIQFMGFIYAAFDQLVAHAARIRTRSRGRFTCPLVIRTPYGGGIKAPELHEESTEALFCHVPGLKVVVPSGPYSAKGLLLAAIRDPDPVLFLEPTRLYRLVKEEVPEGDYTLPLGTARIVRQGGAVTVAAWGSMLQRTIQAVEGYDAEVIDPMTLAPFDWETLLASVRKTGRLVIVHEAPLTCGLGAEIAATVAEEAILHLRGPVLRVTAPDVPVPLARLMDRYLPSPERIRAAVEEVLAY
- a CDS encoding RND transporter, which translates into the protein MILSDLSIKRPVFATVMMLVLVTLGAFSYRLLSVEMYPNVEMPVISIVTKYPGASPETVEREVSKRIEEAVNQIAGVKHVVSTSRESVSTVVVEFRLEERTNEVAQEAWAKVNSVRGQLPAGIEDPIIQKLDFNALPVAALAIQSKTLSQRELTTLVDKRIRKRFESVAGVGKVEMVGGAKREVNVQVDPVRLESLGLGANDVVRGLQNENVNTPLGRITREGAEYPLRIDGKPDLVGDYRSMVVAQKGGRPITLGEVAAISDGVEERRTLALVNGVPAIGIDIYKQSGANQVQVVDNVRKVMEKIRKELPPEVSLTLVRDSSIMTRQSLADVEETLIIGGILTVIIVFLFINSWRSTVITGVTLPISVISSFIIMNAMGMTLNVMTLMALSLSIGLLIDDAIVVRENIVRHLEMGKDHMEASRFGTSEIGLAVFATTLSILAVFVPVAFMRGIVGRFFFPFGITVSFAVLVSLFVSFTLDPMLSSRWHDPAVHAHGKRRGLARWLESFNDWFDRAADRYRLAIAWALDHRRTVIATAALTFFLGIAVMGTLESSFMSEEDTSEFQVSFTAAPNASITESEGRLKAMLAAIGDIPEISHTYSTIGAGDGGTVRDGLLYVKLREKKERERGQFEVERVVRQRLQRIAGITFSIEKVGNVGGAAKPLNVNLKGDDIGLLKSYAAQLKEKMYTIPGIVDVSATLEHDTPEYRLRVDREKALSAGVTSNDVVTALSRLVGGEAVTTYEDEDGDAVDVRVRLPEALRQDPAQVRDLKISVPDSAGGTKLIPLASVSTESVAATPSEVNRRDLSRLVTVSANLDGLPIGTAVKKVEEVSKTIAMAPGYSIGFSGEAEDMAESFGYMGESLLLAVVFVFLILAAQFESFFEPLAIMLSLPLSIVGMAGMLKLTGDTINIMSLIGLIMLMGLVTKNAILLVDYAKVLRRRDGLPRREAVIEAGRTRLRPIAMTTLAMIFGMLPLFLGIGAGGEGRAPMARAVVGGLITSSLLTLIVVPVMYTYTDDLAVRLRRWWRGNGEGELATGPAGGPAPGGLVASILKKARGIFLKKFFGVFACLITLGTGAFSAEAAEIRVLTLDQALAMADERNRDIAKAREFFRQVEGRYVEERSAALPQFTITGSASWLDDRSQKALAGGFIPTRQDVRAAGVELSQALYTWGKVSAAIRAADLGFRTADEQLRAARQDARRDVAVAFYDILLAREQLAISSQNLEQKGRHLDEAQRKYAAGVATDYDVLAAGVSVENARPEVIRAENLTRLATDRLRYFLALDQEIDVEGALSFEPAAVPSHAEALAVARRQRPELEELRRRIDMAGELVAVADAEDKPRLDLKAGYGWRQLEAGDGRGDGAAWNVGLYLSFPVFDGLKARGKVAQAESERRSLRIEEAKLMDSVSLEIRDAVNNVREAREIVSALEGTVAQAERLLAMAEQGFELGVKIRLEVDDAELNLRQARGNLAKARRDYLVARVNLERVMGVLGEEGADRNKM
- a CDS encoding branched-chain alpha-keto acid dehydrogenase subunit E2, with the translated sequence MPYDFKLPDLGEGITEAELRRWLVKEGDTVTEHQPVAEVETDKAVVEVPSPRAGRVQSLARREGETVMVGETLLTIAVEEETPPVRKPSVGIVGELPEAEEAVGTQQPDILATPLVRKLARERGIDLATVRGSGPRGSITPEDVAGAGAPVRPDAGEFGPSERIPLRGVRRSIARNVMTSQRNTAFVTGMEEADITDLWHLREREQQAVEQRGIHLTVLPFFIKAVQHALREHPYLNAAIDDAAGDIILKKHYHFGIAVETPDGLMVPVIRHVDAKSIIELASELQELGRKARERTITLDEMRGSTFTLTNFGHFGGVFATPVINWPDVAILGLGRIADRPWVHAGRIAIRTILPLSLTFDHRVTDGADAAQFLRKVVNYLEDPALLFIESI